In Equus asinus isolate D_3611 breed Donkey chromosome 13, EquAss-T2T_v2, whole genome shotgun sequence, one DNA window encodes the following:
- the RPL27 gene encoding large ribosomal subunit protein eL27 gives MGKFMKPGKVVLVLAGRYSGRKAVIVKNIDDGTSDRPYSHALVAGIDRYPRKVTAAMGKKKIAKRSKIKSFVKVYNYNHLMPTRYSVDIPLDKTVVNKDVFRDPALKRKARREAKVKFEERYKTGKNKWFFQKLRF, from the exons ATGGGCAAGTTCATGAAACCCGGGAAGGTGGTGCTGGTCCTGGCCGGACGCTACTCCGGACGCAAAGCGGTCATCGTGAAG AACATTGATGATGGCACCTCAGACCGCCCCTACAGCCATGCTCTAGTGGCTGGAATTGACCGCTATCCCCGCAAAGTGACAGCTGCCATGGGCAAGAAGAAAATCGCCAAGAGGTCAAAGATCAAATCTTTTGTGAAAGTTTATAACTACAATCACCTCATGCCCACAAG GTACTCTGTGGATATCCCCTTGGACAAAACTGTTGTCAACAAAGATGTCTTCAGAGACCCTGCTCTTAAACGCAAGGCCCGACGAGAAGCCAAGGTCAAGTTCGAGGAGAG ATACAAGACCGGCAAGAACAAATGGTTCTTCCAGAAGCTGCGGTTTTAG
- the IFI35 gene encoding interferon-induced 35 kDa protein isoform X3, with translation MALRALQEEQARLKMRLQELKQVRQEHRDFPQIKVPLPVPEIPLVFRGHTQQGRKVPKTLVSNLRICYPLPGGSALVTFDDPKVAQQLVRQKEHKVHMEECRLPVQVQPLELPMVTTIQVSSQMSDRKVLVSGFPTNLKLSEEQLLDKLEIFFGKTRNGGGDVETRELLQGGVMLGFTRDGVAQRLCQIGQFTVPLGRQQFPLRVSPYVSGEIQKAEVPASAPVGAGAQHS, from the exons ATG GCTCTCCGTGCCCTTCAGGAGGAGCAGGCCAGACTAAAGATGAGGCTGCAGGAGCTGAAGCAGGTCAGACAGGAGCACAGGGACTTCCCGCAAATCAAG GTCCCACTTCCAGTGCCGGAGATCCCCCTGGTGTTCCGAGGACACACTCAGCAGGGCAGGAAAGTGCCCAAGACTTTGGTTTCCAACCTGCGGATCTGCTACCCTCTGCCTGGAGGCTCTGCTCTGGTCACTTTTGATGACCCCAAGG TGGCCCAGCAGTTGGTACGACAAAAGGAGCATAAGGTCCACATGGAAGAGTGCCGGCTGCCAGTGCAGGTCCAGCCCTTGGAGCTGCCCATGGTGACCACTATCCAG GTGTCCAGCCAGATGAGTGATAGGAAAGTGCTGGTCAGCGGGTTTCCTACCAATCTCAAGCTGAGTGAGGAGCAGCTGCTAGACAAGCTGGAAATCTTCTTTGGCAAGACCAGGAACGGGGGTGGTGACGTGGAGACTCGGGAACTGCTGCAAGGGGGTGTCATGCTGGGCTTCACTAGGGATGGAG tGGCCCAGCGCCTGTGCCAGATTGGCCAGTTCACAGTGCCACTGGGTCGGCAACAGTTCCCTCTGAGAGTCTCTCCCTACGTGAGTGGGGAGATCCAGAAGGCTGAG GTCCCAGCCAGTGCCCCAGTCGGTGCTGGTGCTCAACATTCCTGA
- the VAT1 gene encoding synaptic vesicle membrane protein VAT-1 homolog — MPSRRSVPRLSSLHFSRSRGTRTGAWPFKSAREAPPPARRPAPPAGSPPPPLGLTRAPPSPAAHPRSSCARTSGVPAMSAEREVAEAATVVAAAEAGAGEDASSQPSNAEPASDAQPPAVSEGAAAASPPPLRCLVLTGFGGYDKVKLQSRPAAPPAPGPDQLTLRVRACGLNFADLMARQGLYDRLPPLPVTPGMEGAGVVIAVGEGVTDRKVGDRVMVLIRSGMWQEEVTVSSAQTFLMPEAMTFEEAAALLVNYITAYMVLFDFGNLRPGHSVLVHMAAGGVGMAAVQLCRTVENVTVFGTASASKHEVLKANGVTHPIDYHTTDYADEIKKISPKGVDIVMDPLGGSDTAKGYNLLKPMGKMVTYGMANLLTGPKRNLMALARTWWNQFSVTALQLLPANRAVCGFHLGYLEGEVELVKGVVARLLALYNEGRIKPHIDSVWPFEKVADAMRQIQEKKNVGKVILVPGPEKEN; from the exons ATGCCCTCGCGTAGGTCCGTCCCGAGACTTTCGAGTCTCCACTTTTCGCGCTCCCGCGGCACCCGCACGGGGGCCTGGCCCTTTAAGTCCGCGCGCGAGGCCCCGCCTCCGGCccggcgccccgccccgcccgctgGGAGTCCGCCGCCGCCGCTCGGCCTGACGCGCGCCCCGCCTTCCCCAGCTGCGCACCCTCGGTCCAGCTGTGCGCGCACGTCGGGAGTCCCAGCCATGTCAGCCGAGAGAGAGGTAGCCGAAGCGGCCACCGTGGTGGCAGCGGCCGAGGCAGGAGCCGGAGAAGACGCCTCTTCGCAGCCTTCGAACGCTGAACCAGCCAGCGATGCCCAGCCGCCCGCGGTCTCCGAGGGGGCCGCGGCCGcgtcgccgccgccgctgcgCTGCCTGGTGCTCACCGGCTTCGGCGGCTACGACAAGGTGAAGCTGCAGAGCCGACCGGCTGCGCCCCCGGCCCCCGGGCCTGACCAGCTGACGCTGCGCGTCCGGGCCTGCGGGCTCAACTTCGCCGACCTGATGGCCCGGCAGGGGCTATACGACCGGCTGCCGCCGCTGCCCGTCACTCCGGGCATGGAGGGCGCGGGCGTCGTGATCGCCGTGGGCGAGGGAGTCACCGACCGCAAG GTAGGGGACCGGGTGATGGTGTTGATCCGGTCAGGCATGTGGCAGGAGGAGGTGACTGTGTCCTCCGCCCAGACCTTCCTGATGCCTGAGGCCATGACCTTTGAGGAAGCCGCTGCCTTGTTGGTCAATTACATCACAGCCTACATGGTCCTCTTTGACTTTGGCAACCTACGGCCTGGCCACAGCGTCTTAGTACACATGGCTGCAG GGGGTGTGGGTATGGCTGCCGTGCAGCTGTGCCGCACAGTGGAGAATGTGACAGTGTTTGGAACAGCCTCGGCCAGCAAGCACGAGGTGCTGAAGGCGAATGGGGTCACACACCCCATCGACTACCACACGACTGACTACGCGGATGAGATCAAGAAGATCTCCCCCAAAG GAGTGGACATTGTCATGGATCCTCTGGGTGGATCAGATACTGCCAAGGGCTACAACCTCCTCAAACCCATGGGCAAAATGGTCACCTATG GAATGGCCAACTTGCTGACGGGCCCCAAGCGGAACCTGATGGCCCTGGCACGCACGTGGTGGAATCAGTTCAGCGTGACAGCTCTGCAGCTGCTGCCGGCCAACCGAGCTGTGTGCGGCTTCCACCTGGGCTACCTGGAGGGTGAGGTGGAGCTGGTCAAGGGTGTGGTGGCCCGCCTCCTGGCTCTCTACAACGAGGGCCGCATCAAACCCCACATTGACTCCGTGTGGCCCTTCGAGAAG GTGGCGGATGCCATGAGGCAGATACAGGAGAAGAAGAATGTGGGCAAAGTCATCCTGGTGCCTGGACCAGAGAAGGAAAActag
- the RND2 gene encoding rho-related GTP-binding protein RhoN, giving the protein MEGQSGRCKIVVVGDAECGKTALLQVFAKDAYPGSYVPTVFENYTASFEIDKRRIELNMWDTSGSSYYDNVRPLAYPDSDAVLICFDISRPETLDSVLKKWQGETQEFCPNAKVVLVGCKLDMRTDLATLRELSKQRLIPVTHEQGTVLAKQVGAVSYVECSSRSSERSVRDVFHVATVASLGRGQRQLRRTDSRRGLQRSTQLAGRPDLGNGNGNGTEGEIHKDRAKSCNLM; this is encoded by the exons ATGGAGGGGCAGAGCGGCCGCTGCAAGATCGTGGTGGTGGGGGACGCGGAGTGCGGCAAGACAGCGCTGCTGCAGGTGTTCGCCAAGGACGCCTACCCAGGG AGTTATGTCCCCACGGTGTTTGAGAACTACACCGCGAGCTTTGAGATCGACAAGCGCCGCATTGAGCTCAACATGTGGGACACTTCAG GTTCCTCTTACTATGATAATGTCCGGCCTCTGGCCTATCCTGATTCAGATGCTGTGCTCATCTGCTTCGACATTAGCCGACCAGAAACACTGGACAGTGTCCTCAAGAAG TGGCAAGGGGAGACTCAGGAGTTTTGCCCCAATGCCAAGGTTGTGCTGGTTGGCTGTAAACTGGACATGCGGACCGACCTGGCCACACTGAGGGAGCTGTCCAAGCAGAGGCTTATCCCTGTTACACATGAGCAG GGCACTGTACTGGCCAAGCAAGTGGGGGCTGTGTCCTACGTGGAGTGCTCCTCCCGGTCCTCTGAGCGCAGCGTCAGGGATGTCTTCCATGTGGCCACAGTGGCCTCCCTTGGCCGTGGCCAAAGGCAGCTACGCCGTACTGACTCACGCCGGGGACTGCAGCGATCCACTCAGCTGGCAGGACGGCCGGACCTGGGGAACGGGAACGGGAATGGGACCGAGGGCGAGATACACAAGGATCGAGCCAAGAGCTGCAACCTCATGTGA
- the IFI35 gene encoding interferon-induced 35 kDa protein isoform X1, with protein MALRALQEEQARLKMRLQELKQVRQEHRDFPQIKVPLPVPEIPLVFRGHTQQGRKVPKTLVSNLRICYPLPGGSALVTFDDPKVAQQLVRQKEHKVHMEECRLPVQVQPLELPMVTTIQVSSQMSDRKVLVSGFPTNLKLSEEQLLDKLEIFFGKTRNGGGDVETRELLQGGVMLGFTRDGVAQRLCQIGQFTVPLGRQQFPLRVSPYVSGEIQKAEIRSQPVPQSVLVLNIPDVLDGPELHDILEIHFQKPTRGGGEVEALTVVPQGQRGLAVFTAESG; from the exons ATG GCTCTCCGTGCCCTTCAGGAGGAGCAGGCCAGACTAAAGATGAGGCTGCAGGAGCTGAAGCAGGTCAGACAGGAGCACAGGGACTTCCCGCAAATCAAG GTCCCACTTCCAGTGCCGGAGATCCCCCTGGTGTTCCGAGGACACACTCAGCAGGGCAGGAAAGTGCCCAAGACTTTGGTTTCCAACCTGCGGATCTGCTACCCTCTGCCTGGAGGCTCTGCTCTGGTCACTTTTGATGACCCCAAGG TGGCCCAGCAGTTGGTACGACAAAAGGAGCATAAGGTCCACATGGAAGAGTGCCGGCTGCCAGTGCAGGTCCAGCCCTTGGAGCTGCCCATGGTGACCACTATCCAG GTGTCCAGCCAGATGAGTGATAGGAAAGTGCTGGTCAGCGGGTTTCCTACCAATCTCAAGCTGAGTGAGGAGCAGCTGCTAGACAAGCTGGAAATCTTCTTTGGCAAGACCAGGAACGGGGGTGGTGACGTGGAGACTCGGGAACTGCTGCAAGGGGGTGTCATGCTGGGCTTCACTAGGGATGGAG tGGCCCAGCGCCTGTGCCAGATTGGCCAGTTCACAGTGCCACTGGGTCGGCAACAGTTCCCTCTGAGAGTCTCTCCCTACGTGAGTGGGGAGATCCAGAAGGCTGAG ATCAGGTCCCAGCCAGTGCCCCAGTCGGTGCTGGTGCTCAACATTCCTGACGTCCTGGATGGCCCGGAGCTGCATGATATCCTGGAGATTCACTTCCAGAAGCCCACCCGCGGGGGTGGAGAGGTAGAGGCCCTGACAGTTGTGCCCCAGGGACAGCGGGGCCTGGCGGTCTTCACTGCTGAGTCGGGCTAG
- the IFI35 gene encoding interferon-induced 35 kDa protein isoform X2 has product MEEQARLKMRLQELKQVRQEHRDFPQIKVPLPVPEIPLVFRGHTQQGRKVPKTLVSNLRICYPLPGGSALVTFDDPKVAQQLVRQKEHKVHMEECRLPVQVQPLELPMVTTIQVSSQMSDRKVLVSGFPTNLKLSEEQLLDKLEIFFGKTRNGGGDVETRELLQGGVMLGFTRDGVAQRLCQIGQFTVPLGRQQFPLRVSPYVSGEIQKAEIRSQPVPQSVLVLNIPDVLDGPELHDILEIHFQKPTRGGGEVEALTVVPQGQRGLAVFTAESG; this is encoded by the exons ATG GAGGAGCAGGCCAGACTAAAGATGAGGCTGCAGGAGCTGAAGCAGGTCAGACAGGAGCACAGGGACTTCCCGCAAATCAAG GTCCCACTTCCAGTGCCGGAGATCCCCCTGGTGTTCCGAGGACACACTCAGCAGGGCAGGAAAGTGCCCAAGACTTTGGTTTCCAACCTGCGGATCTGCTACCCTCTGCCTGGAGGCTCTGCTCTGGTCACTTTTGATGACCCCAAGG TGGCCCAGCAGTTGGTACGACAAAAGGAGCATAAGGTCCACATGGAAGAGTGCCGGCTGCCAGTGCAGGTCCAGCCCTTGGAGCTGCCCATGGTGACCACTATCCAG GTGTCCAGCCAGATGAGTGATAGGAAAGTGCTGGTCAGCGGGTTTCCTACCAATCTCAAGCTGAGTGAGGAGCAGCTGCTAGACAAGCTGGAAATCTTCTTTGGCAAGACCAGGAACGGGGGTGGTGACGTGGAGACTCGGGAACTGCTGCAAGGGGGTGTCATGCTGGGCTTCACTAGGGATGGAG tGGCCCAGCGCCTGTGCCAGATTGGCCAGTTCACAGTGCCACTGGGTCGGCAACAGTTCCCTCTGAGAGTCTCTCCCTACGTGAGTGGGGAGATCCAGAAGGCTGAG ATCAGGTCCCAGCCAGTGCCCCAGTCGGTGCTGGTGCTCAACATTCCTGACGTCCTGGATGGCCCGGAGCTGCATGATATCCTGGAGATTCACTTCCAGAAGCCCACCCGCGGGGGTGGAGAGGTAGAGGCCCTGACAGTTGTGCCCCAGGGACAGCGGGGCCTGGCGGTCTTCACTGCTGAGTCGGGCTAG